From Inquilinus sp. Marseille-Q2685:
GATAGCCAACCAGGAGGCCGTTCAGCAGGCCCAGGAGGGCCATGGTGGCGAGGCCGGCCAGGAGAGCCAAAGCCAGCGGGTCGCCCGCATCCAGCCGCCCGGCCATCACCACGCTGCAGAAGGCGACCGCCACCCCGGCCGAGAGGTCGATGCCCCCGGTCAGCAGCACCAAGAAGGCGCCGAGCCCGAGCAGCGCCACCGGCGTGGCCTGGGCCAGCACGTTGCGCAGGCTGTCGGGCGTCACCACCCGCGCATCGATCAGGCCGAACGCCGCCACCAGCAGGACCAGCAGCAGCAGCGGAGCGAGGTCGAGGGCGCGGCGGAGCCAGGGATGGCGGATATCCATCGGACCGCTCCGGTCAGCCGCGCCAGTCGGCGACCGCCTCGGGCTGGCCGCTGGCGACGCTGCGCCGGATGGCGTCGTTGACCGCGACGGCGCGCAGCGCCTCGGGCAGCGAGATGACGAAGGGCTTGTCTTCGCGCACCGCCTGCACGAAGTGGCGCAGCTCCTCGTACAGGTCGCCCATGATCCGGCCGTTGACGGTCGGCCAGTGCAGCCCGTCCGGCAAGCTCCAGGCGCCGCTCGACAGCACCCTGAGGCCGTGGTCGCGGACATCGAGATCGACCACGCCCTTGGTGCCGATCACCTCGGTCCGGGCCCAGATCCCGGTCGGGATGTCGCTCGGCAGCGACCAGCCGAAATAGAGCTGGCCGACCATGCCGTTCGACATCTCGCAGGTGGTGAAGATCGCGTCCTCGGACCGGACGCCGAGGCTCGGCATCAGCTTGGACACCGCGCGGGAATAGACCCGGGTGACGTCGGCGCCGCTGATCCATTGCAGCGCGTCGACATCGTGCACGCCGAGATAGAAGCAGACGCTGGAGGAGCCGTTCATGCGGGTGCCGATGTCGCGCACGGTGAACCGGCCGGAGCTGGCGTGGATCGGGTCGCCGATCTTGCCGGCCCGCACCGCCTCCGCCGCCTGAGCGTAGCGCGGGTCGAAGCGCAGGATATGGGCCACCAGCAGGCGGCCACCGCCCTTCTTCTCCGCCGCCGCCATGGCCTGCGCCGCCTCCAGCGTGTGCGCCATCGGCTTCTCGACCAGCACCGGCTTGCCGGCCTCCAGCAAGGCGCAGGTGACGTCCTGGTGCAACGTGTCCGGCAGCGCCACGACATAGGCGTCGGCGGCATCGGCGGCCAGCGCCGCATCGATGTCGGCGAAATGCCGGGCGCCGTACTGGTCGGCCGTCTTGCGTCCGAGCTCCGCCGACAGGTCGACGACCGCCGACAGGGTCGCCGTCTCCAGCCCGGCGATCGCCTGGGCGTGGAACTGCCCCATGAAGCCGGCGCCGACGATGGCCAATCTCATCCTGCTCATCCCGCTACCCTCTCCTGTGTCGTCGGGCGTTGCGCCCCGGCGCCGCGGCCGAAGGCCAGCGCCATCACCTCGGTCTCGGTCGCCCCGCGCGGCAGCTCGCCGGCGGTGCGGCCCTCATGCATCACCACGATGCGGTCGGCGACGCCCAGAACTTCGGGCAGCTCGCTCGACACCATCAGGATCCCGGCGCCCTGGGCCTTCAGCTCGGCGATCAGCGCGTGCAGCTCCGACTTGGCGCCGACATCGACGCCACGCGTCGGCTCGTCCAGCAGCAGCACCCGCGGGCACGTCGCCAGCCACTTGCCGATCACCACCTTCTGCTGGTTGCCGCCGGACAGATCGCCGACGCGCTTGCGCGGGTCGGGCGGCCGGACGCCGAGCTGCCGGATCAGCCGCCCGGCCTCGGCCGCCAGGGCCGACGGGCGCACCAGGCCCAGCGCGGATTTGGCGCGGATCCAGGCCAAAGTGACGTTATCCTGGATCGACATCGGCCCGACGAAGCCCTCGAGATGCCGGTCCTCCGGCACATAGGCGACGCCCAGCGCATTGGCCCGGCGGGCGTCGCCGGCCGGCAGCTCGGCGCCGCCGATCCGGATCGTCCCGGCGCGGTGGGTGGACAGGCCGGCGATGCAGCGCATCACCTCGGACCGGCCGCTGCCCATCAGCCCGGCCAGCGCCACCACCTCGCCCGCATGCACCGTCAGGCTGGCCGAGCGCAGCAGCCCGCCGTCGCCGATGCCCTCGACCGCCACCAGCAGCTCGCCGCGCGGCACCGGCCGGTGCGGGAAGACGTTGCCGATGTCGCGGCCGACCATCATCCCGATCAGCGCCGGCTCGTCGAGGTCGCGGATCGCCCGGTCGCCGACGAAGCGGCCGTCGCGCAGCACCACGGCGCGGTCGGCCAGGGTGAAGATCTCCTCCATCTTGTGCGAGATGTAGAGGATGGCGCAGCCGATCCCCTTCATCCGGCCGATCAGCTCGTAGAGCCGGTCGCGCTCGCGGGTCGACAGGGCGCTGGTCGGCTCGTCCATGATCACCAGCCACGCCTCGGACAGCATCGACTTGGCGATCTCCACCATCTGGCGCTGGCCGACCGTGAGGTTGCCGACGCGGTCGTCGGGCCGCAGGCCGAGGCCGAACTGGTCGATCACCTCCTGCGCCTTGCGCCGCATCTCGGCCCGGCGCAGGGCGATGCCGCCCGGCTCGCGCCCCAGAAACAGGTTCTCGGCCACGGTCAGGTCGGGCACCAGGCTGAAATGCTGGTGGATCACGGCGATACCGGCCGCCGCCGCCTCGGCCGGGGTGCGCAGCCGCACCGGGCGGCCGTCCAGGATCAGCCCGCCCTCGTCCGGCTGGTGCACGCCGGACAGGCACTTCACCAGGGTCGACTTGCCGGCGCCGTTCTCGCCCGCCAGCGCCACCACCTCGCCGGCGCGGATGTCGAAGGCCACGCCCTCCAGCGCCTTGACGCCGGGGAAGACCTTGCCGAGGCCGACGATGCGCAGCTCATGCCGGTCCGGCCGGCGCGGCACGGCCTGGGCTGCCTCCTCGGCCGTATGGGCGGCACGGCTGCGGCGGCGCCACTTCGCCACGGTGGCGGCCAGCCGGTCGCGCTGGCTCAGCAGCACCGCGAACAGCACCAGCCCGCCGGTGACGATGTAGATCGCCTGCTGCGGCACCTGCAGGAAGGACAGGCCGGTGTTGATGGCGCCGAGCAGCAGCGCACCCAGCGCCGTGCCGGTGACGCTGCCCTCACCGCCCGACAGCTTGGTGCCGCCGACGATGGCGGCGGTGATCGCCGCGAATTCGAGGCCGGTGCCGGCGAGCGGCTGGGCCGAGCCGAGGCGCCCGATGATGACGACGGCGCCGAGCCCGGCCGACATGCCGGCCAGCACATAGGTCAGGGTCTGCACGGTGCGGACCGGGATCAGCGAGGCCCTCGCCGCGCCGGCATTGCCGCCGACGGCGAAGATCCAGCGGCCCAGCACGGTGCGGTGCAGCAGCGCCCACCAGCCGGCGAGCAGCAGCAGCGCCAGCAGCAGCGACGCCGGGACACCGAGGATGTCGGCGCTGCCCGCCCACAGCAGCACCGGGCTGTCGACCGGGATGCTGGAGGCGCCGGACAGGCTGAGCGCCGCGCCCTTCCCCGCCGCCAGCGTCGCCAGGGTGGCGATGAAGGGGCTGATGCCGACGGCGCTGATCAGCAGGCCGTTGATGAGGCCGATGGCGCCGCCCGCGGCCAGCGCCGCCAGGATGCCGAGCAGCGGCGACCCGGTGGCGCCATAGGCCTGGGCGGCGACGATGCCGGCGACGGCCAGGGTGCTGCCGACCGAGATGTCGATGCCGCGGGCGATGATCACCGCGGTCATGGCGAAGCCGACGATCGCGATCACCGCCGTCTGCTGGCCGATCGAGACGAGATTGGCGAAGGACAGGAAGCCGGGCCCGGCCAGGCCGAAGCCGACCAGCACCAGCAGGATCAGCCCGGCCAGCACCAGGTCGTTGCCGAAGCCCGCGCCGGCGAGCAGGGCGCGCCGCGCCGGGGCTGCATCCGCCGTCTTCGGAGACATGGCCCGCTCCCTGCCCTTCGCCTCTCCGGTCACTGGCCCACGGTCATGGCGGAGGTGGGCTGCTGCGGCCCCAGCTGCTCGGTATAGGCCTTCGCCGCCTTGGTCGCCGCCTCCGGCGTGATGTGCTCGACCTTCAGCCCCTTGCCGGCCAGCGCCTGGGCGGTGGCGTCGGAGCTGACGAAATAGGTCGGCATGTACAGGTCCTTGGGCATGCTCTCGCCCTTGGCCAGCCGCGCCGCGACGGCAATGTTCCAGTAGCCGACGCGATAGGCGCCGGTCAGGACGTCCATCACCATCGACCCGTCCTCGAGCAGCGGGTGCATCTCCTCGTCGCCGTCATAGCCGGCATAGAGCAGCTTGCGGTCCATCGCCTGGGCCACGGCGCTGGCGGCGAGGCACATGGAGTCCGAGATGCAGCCGATCGCCTTCAGCTCGGGATAGGTGGTCAGCCAGGTCTGGGCCGCGTCGGTGGCCTTGGCCGAATCCCAACCGGTGGGCTGGATGCCGACCAGCTTGATGTTCGGGAATTCCTTGGCCAGCGTCTCGGTGAAGGCCTTCTCGCGGGTGTCGGAGACGAAGTTGCCGCGGGTGCCGACCAGCAGCGCGACCTCGCCCTCGCCGCCCAGGGTCGTGCCGAGGGCGCGGGCCACCATCGACATGTTCTCCTGGTCCGGATAGAGGGTCGAGGTGTTCCAGCCGCCCTCGACCTTGTTGCCCATGGTGATGACCGGGATCTTGGCGGCCTCGGCCTTCTTGATCACCGGCAGCAGGGCGTTCTTGTCCAGCGGGTCGACCAGGATCGCGTCGACCTTCTGGTTGATGAAGTTCTCGATGATGGCGACCTGCTTCTCCAGGCTGCCCTCGGCGCTCTGCCAGGTCGCCTGGACGCCGTAGTCCTTGGCGGCGGTGTCGCCCGCCTCCTTCATCCGCACGAAGAAGGAGTTCTGCAGGTCGATGGCGGCGAGGCCGAGCACCGGCTCGGCGGCGGATGCGAGGCCCGACAGGGCCAGGACCGCGGTGAGGGCCACGCCCGACAGCACATGCTTGATCATGGTTCTCGTCCTCTCCTGTGAAGCCTCGGTTGCGCTGTTCTTGTTGGGAGGGCTTTGCCTCCGGGCCCCGCGTTCAGGCGCCAAGGCCGTCCGTTCCGGCGCCGCAGACCAGGCCGCAAACGACGTCGCCGTCGCGCGGCACCACCCGGCCGGATTGCAGCGCCGCGACCGAGGCGGCGCCGCTGAGATCGGCGGCGAGGCCGAGCTCGAACCACAGCCACTTCGCCGCCCGCTCCATGTCCCGGTCCTCGATCAGCACCACCTCGTCGACGGTGCTGCGGATGATGTCGAAGATGCGCGGATCGGTGCGGCCGCAGGCCATGGTCGGCACCGCCGTCGTGACGGCGTCGAGCGTCACCACCCGCCCCGCGTCCAGGCTGGCGCGCAGGGTCGGGGAGCCGACGGGCTCGATGCCGACGATCCGGGCCTTCGGATAGGTGGCGCGGATCGCCGTCGCCATGCCGGCGGCCAGGCCGCCGCCGCCGATCGCGATCAGGAACAGGCTGGCCTCCGGCAGGTCCTCGGCGATCTCCAGCGCCACCGTGCCCTGCCCCGCCACCACCTCGGGATCGGCGAAGGGGTGGAAATAGACGGCGCCGGTGTCCTCGGCGAAAGCGCAGGCGGCGCGGTCGGACTCGTCCCACACCGTGCCTTCGATCCGGACCTCGGCGCCCCACCCGGCCAGCTTGGCGCGCTTGGCCGGGGACGCGTTGGCGGGCAGGAAGACGGTGGTCGTCACCCGGGCGAGATGCCCGGCGCGGGCCACGGCGAGGCCGTGATTGCCGCCCGAGGCGGTGACGATGCCGCGGGCCAGCGCCGTCGGGTCGGCGGCCAAGAGCCGGTTGGTCGCCCCGCGCGCCTTGAAGGAGCCGGTGACCTGCAGGCATTCGAGCTTCAGCCACAGCGGCGCCGCCGCCGGCGCCTCGAGCAGTTGGTCGGCCCTGATCAGCGGCGTCCGCCGGACATGGCCGCGGATCCGGTCGGCCGCGGTCGTGATGTCTCCGAAGCCGATCATCCGAGGCTCCCGCGATAGGGCGAGGCGACGACCAGGCAGCAATTGCCGGGCCGCACCCGGCCGGGCTGGCGGCGGGCGTAGACGATGCCGTCGGCGCCGTAGCGCAGCTCGACCGGCGTGCGCCCGGGATCGTGCAGGAAATGGATCCGCCCGGCCGGCTGCCCGGCCCGCACCTCCGCGCCGTTGCGGTGATACGGCTCGAACACCCCGTCATCGCCGGCGAGGACGTAGGAGGAGGCGCCTGCCACCTCATAGACCTCGGGCTCCGGCTGGCGCGGCGTGGCGAAGGACGGGTCGAGCACGCCGAAATGGGCCAGAACGCTGCGCACGCCGCGCCGGCAGAGAGCCAGCGCGTCGAGCGACACGGTGCCCGCCCCCGCCATCTCGGTGCCGACCACGGTCAGCCCGGCGGCGACGGCGGCGGCGGTTGCGGTGCGCGGCTCGCCCAGATTGTCGACCACGACGGTGATCGGCGCGCCGAAGGCCAGCACTGCGTCGATGTTGCGCCGCAGATGCGCCGGGTCGGCCGCCGGCTCGACGATCGCGCTGGGCAGGATATCGAGCGAAGAGCCGCCGGAATGGAGGTCGAGGAAGGCGTCGCCCAGGGGCAGCAGCACATCCTGCACATAGGCCGAGATCTGCCGGGTGATGGTGCCGGCCGGGTCGCCCGGGAAGGTGCGGTTGAAGTTCAGCCCGTCGACCGGCGAGGTGCGCTTGCCGGCCACCACCGCCGGCAGGTTGATCGCCGGGATCAGGATCAGCCGGCCCTGGATCGTGCCGGGGTCGAGGTCGCGGATGATCTCGCCGAGGGTGATCGGCCCCTCGTATTCGTCGCCGTGGTTGCCGCCCTCGAGGATCACGGTCGGGCCGGTGCCGTTGGCGATCACCGCCAGCGGGATGCGCACCGTGCCCCAGGCGTCGTCGTCCGGCGATTGCGGGATATGGAAGAATCCCACCTGCCGGCCCGGCTTGTCGAAGTCGATATCGGTGAACGCCGTGCTGCGGCGCGCGGTCGGCCCGCCCCTGGATCCCACCGCCACGGTCTCGATGCTTTCCACCGTGAATGCCTCCCCTGCGGCTGTCGTCGCCGCCGTGGAGAAACGCTAGAGTTGTTTCATTGGTGATGTCAACATCATATATAAAACACTCATCGGAACGCCGGCGGCGGCGGTACAGTCCGGCCCGGAATCGCTTGGGGGTTGAACGTGACGGAGAAGAAGGCGGGCTATTCGGCGCCGGCGCTGGAGAAGGGCCTGGACATCCTGGAGTTGCTGGCCAGCCGTGACGAGCCGCTGTCGCTGACCCGCATCGCCGACGAGTTGGGCCGGTCGAAGAGCGAGATCTTCCGCATGGTGATGGTGCTGCTGGAGCGGGACTACCTGGCCCGCGACCCGGCCACTGACGACCTGACCCTGACCAACCGGCTGTTCTCGCTGGGCTTGCGCACGCCGCGCGTGCGCAACCTGGTGACCGAGGCGGTGCCGGTGATGAACGCGCTGGCCGCAGAGACCGGCCATTCCGCCCATCTGGTGGTGCTGTATCGCGGCCGGACGGTCGTGCTGGCCTCGGTCTCCGGCGAGCCGGACATCAGCTTCACCCTCAATCTCGGCTTCAACCGCCCGGCGGTGGACGCCACCTCGGGCCAGGTGATCGTCGCCTTCCAGTCGCCGGAGGTGCAGCAGCGGCTGATCCGCGAGAGCCTGCCCCAGGCGCAGGGCCGGGTGACGGAGGAGGAGCTGCGGGCGTCCCTGGACGGCATCCGCAGCCGCGGCTTCGAGCTGCACGAGAGCCGCGATTTCGTCGGCCTGACCGACATCTGCTGCCCGATCCTGGACCGCAGCGGCCATGCGGTGGCCAGCATGATCATCACCTGCATCAAGCGCCACGGCCAGGAGGTCCGGCTGATGGACACGCTCGACGCCCTGAAGCGCGCCTGCGCCCAGATCAGCCAGGCCGCCGTCCGGATGTGAACGCCGTCGGCTGCGCGAGCCGGCGTCCGGCCGTCGCCTCAGATCACGGTCGGCGCATCGACGCATGCGCCTTCCGACACGGCGCAGCCTGTCCGGTGCACCCTCGCCCCGGGCCGGATATCGGTCAGATCCTAGCCGTCCGGCTAGAAGCTCCTGGCCATGGGGCGTGCCGCACCGCGTCCTTCGACCGGTCGACGCAGGATCGGTGCCTCCAATAGCCTTCGCTCGCTGGGATCGATGGCCCGGAGGGGACCGGGACAGGACGTGCCGTGGGGCCAGAGGCCTCGAGGATTCTCCGAATGCATCGATCCACCCGTCGCCCCAAATCGTAGAGAGGATCATGCGGATCGGTATCGTGGTCATGTTCGCCGCTCTGGCGGCAGCGCAAACGTCGCTGGCGGCGGAATTCCGGCTGAGCAGCCCGGACATGACCGACGGCGGCACCGTGGCCGAGACCTTCGTGCTGGATGGTTTCGGCTGCGCCGGCGGCAACGCATCGCCGGCGCTGGCCTGGTCCGGCGCGCCGGCCGGAACGAAGAGCTTCGTCGTCACCGTCTACGACCCGGATGCGCCGACCGGCAGCGGCTGGTGGCACTGGGTGGTGACGGACATCCCGGCGACCGTCACGGCGCTGCCGCGCGGCGCCGGCCGCCCGGCCGGAACGGAGCTCCCCGCCGGCGCGATGCAGGGCCGGACCGATTTCGGCACCCTCTCCTATGGCGGCCCGTGCCCGCCCCGAGGCGACGCACCGCACCGCTACGTCTTCACCGTCCACGCGCTGCCGGTGGCCCATCTGCCGGTCGATCCGCAGGTCTCCGCGGCCATGGTCGGCCTTGCCCTGCATGGCACCGAGATCGGCAGCGCCAGCCTGGTCGCCCGATACGGGCACTAGGAATCCAACACGACCGTCTCCGGCACCACCGGCTTCGACCGGTGGCTCGCCAATCTCCCTCACCGCTGAAGAAGCCATCATGCCAATGTTCACGGACAGCATCGCCATCGTCACCGGCGGAGGCGCGGGGATCGGCCGCGCCGTCGCGAGCAAACTCGCCGAGTCCGGTGCGCGGGTTCTCATCACGGGGCGGCGCGCGGACGCCATCGAAGCGGCCGCATCGACGCATCCGGCCATCGAAGGTTTCGTCGCCGATGCCGGCGGCCCCGGCGCTGCGGAGACGACGGTCGCCCGGGCGATCGAACTCTGGGGCAGGCTCGACATTCTGGTCAACAATGCCGGAGCGGGGCGGCCGGAGCCGCTCGAGGCCGTTTCGCCCGAGGGCATGGAGGCCGTCTACAGGACGAACGTCTTCGGGCCGACGCTGCTCGCAAAGGCGGCCCTGCCCCACCTCCGGAAGGCCAGGGGGTCGATCGTCAATCTGTCGAGCACGCTGGCGCGCAAGCCGATCGCCGGCTTTTCCGCCTATGCGGCGAGCAAGGCCGCTCTCGAGCAGCTGACGCGCGTCTGGGCGGTCGAACTGGCGCCGGACCGCGTCCGGGTCAACGCGGTCGCGTCCGGCCCGGTCGAGAGCGAGTTCCTGCGGGATCGCATGGGCTTCTCCGACGACCAGATCGCAGCGATTAAGGCAAAGGAGGTCGAGATGATCCCCCTGCGTCGGCGCGGCGTCCCTGAGGATGTCGCCCGCTGGGTCGTCGCGCTCGCCGATCCGGGCGCCGACTGGGTCACCGGACAGATCCTCGGGGTGGATGGCGGCTTCAGCCTGTAGGACGCCTTCACCGCCATGTCCGGCGTGACGTATCTCGTGGTGGAGCGAGGCGCGACGGACCATGAGCGGATCGTGGCCGAGTTCGAGCGGCTCGACGAAGCGGTTCTCCATGCGCTCATCCAGTATTCCGAGGACGAGCGCGACCGCAGAGGCGTGATGGTCTGCCGTGATGAAGACGGCAGACGCGCCTATGAGTTCTGAGCCATCGGGCCTGAACGGCCACTATACGGCTATCTCCCGAGAGGATCGTCTCGTCTCCCGGTCACCTGCTTCACGCACTCACTCGCCTTGAGCACGTTCCTGCCGCTCCCATCGCTCCTCGATTGAAAACAGGCGATGAGGTCCTCGAACGGTCCGGATGGGCACCCGGCATCGAGCGCGGCCCCCATCTCCTGCGTCAGCTCATCCTGGATCGCTTTGATGCGGCCGGCGATCCCCGGATGCCCCGTCTCTTCATCCTCGGCTTCGAGCTGAACCTTGCCGAGAGCATACGCCGTTGCGGCATCGAGCACCGCCCGGTAGCAGACATCCGCCAATGGGGCCTGCTTCGCCTCGGCGGTCCCGGCCGACAGCACGATGGCTCCTAAGAGCAGCAGCGCGCTTCCTCGCTTTCGCATGCGTCGCTCTCATCCTCAGCGCTCGTGGGGTTCAATCACCTTCTCATAACATCGTCGCGCGATCACATCGCTCCCTTGCGTCCCGGACGTCGGCCTCCGCCTCGCACCGGCCGTCGGCGTTGTCGAGCGGCCATGCGGCCTTCGTGGGATATCCTGCCCCGCAGCCTCCGCCTACGGCCTTCCTGTCGGCTTCGGCGCCGCCGATGACAAAGCGAGCCTTGATAGTACAGGAAACACTGAATTGTTAATGAGAACGCAAAATTAATCGGCAAATTGATTGACTTTTTATGCCTCCGTCATCAGAAAAACTCTCAAGAAACGCTCTTTTTTTCTTGCAAGCCATCGATCGAAGTGGCAAATGTGCCATGTCAGATGCTTTCAGCCTTACCTCTATAAATGCTGAATAGCGCTGGCATTCCTCAATAAAATCGTCGCCAGAAGGCGACCTGTATTTGACCGCCGAAATAGCCCTCTGGCATTGCCAATGCGGATTGGGAGGGGTTGTGGTGTTGACTCAATTTGAAGGGAACGTTCCCGCGCCATCGATCGCGAAAGAGGCACTTTTCGATCTTGGCCGGACGATTCCGTTGGGGGTCGTCCCGGAGC
This genomic window contains:
- a CDS encoding SDR family NAD(P)-dependent oxidoreductase, which produces MPMFTDSIAIVTGGGAGIGRAVASKLAESGARVLITGRRADAIEAAASTHPAIEGFVADAGGPGAAETTVARAIELWGRLDILVNNAGAGRPEPLEAVSPEGMEAVYRTNVFGPTLLAKAALPHLRKARGSIVNLSSTLARKPIAGFSAYAASKAALEQLTRVWAVELAPDRVRVNAVASGPVESEFLRDRMGFSDDQIAAIKAKEVEMIPLRRRGVPEDVARWVVALADPGADWVTGQILGVDGGFSL
- a CDS encoding sugar ABC transporter substrate-binding protein translates to MIKHVLSGVALTAVLALSGLASAAEPVLGLAAIDLQNSFFVRMKEAGDTAAKDYGVQATWQSAEGSLEKQVAIIENFINQKVDAILVDPLDKNALLPVIKKAEAAKIPVITMGNKVEGGWNTSTLYPDQENMSMVARALGTTLGGEGEVALLVGTRGNFVSDTREKAFTETLAKEFPNIKLVGIQPTGWDSAKATDAAQTWLTTYPELKAIGCISDSMCLAASAVAQAMDRKLLYAGYDGDEEMHPLLEDGSMVMDVLTGAYRVGYWNIAVAARLAKGESMPKDLYMPTYFVSSDATAQALAGKGLKVEHITPEAATKAAKAYTEQLGPQQPTSAMTVGQ
- a CDS encoding IclR family transcriptional regulator yields the protein MTEKKAGYSAPALEKGLDILELLASRDEPLSLTRIADELGRSKSEIFRMVMVLLERDYLARDPATDDLTLTNRLFSLGLRTPRVRNLVTEAVPVMNALAAETGHSAHLVVLYRGRTVVLASVSGEPDISFTLNLGFNRPAVDATSGQVIVAFQSPEVQQRLIRESLPQAQGRVTEEELRASLDGIRSRGFELHESRDFVGLTDICCPILDRSGHAVASMIITCIKRHGQEVRLMDTLDALKRACAQISQAAVRM
- a CDS encoding Gfo/Idh/MocA family protein is translated as MSRMRLAIVGAGFMGQFHAQAIAGLETATLSAVVDLSAELGRKTADQYGARHFADIDAALAADAADAYVVALPDTLHQDVTCALLEAGKPVLVEKPMAHTLEAAQAMAAAEKKGGGRLLVAHILRFDPRYAQAAEAVRAGKIGDPIHASSGRFTVRDIGTRMNGSSSVCFYLGVHDVDALQWISGADVTRVYSRAVSKLMPSLGVRSEDAIFTTCEMSNGMVGQLYFGWSLPSDIPTGIWARTEVIGTKGVVDLDVRDHGLRVLSSGAWSLPDGLHWPTVNGRIMGDLYEELRHFVQAVREDKPFVISLPEALRAVAVNDAIRRSVASGQPEAVADWRG
- a CDS encoding succinylglutamate desuccinylase/aspartoacylase family protein, yielding MESIETVAVGSRGGPTARRSTAFTDIDFDKPGRQVGFFHIPQSPDDDAWGTVRIPLAVIANGTGPTVILEGGNHGDEYEGPITLGEIIRDLDPGTIQGRLILIPAINLPAVVAGKRTSPVDGLNFNRTFPGDPAGTITRQISAYVQDVLLPLGDAFLDLHSGGSSLDILPSAIVEPAADPAHLRRNIDAVLAFGAPITVVVDNLGEPRTATAAAVAAGLTVVGTEMAGAGTVSLDALALCRRGVRSVLAHFGVLDPSFATPRQPEPEVYEVAGASSYVLAGDDGVFEPYHRNGAEVRAGQPAGRIHFLHDPGRTPVELRYGADGIVYARRQPGRVRPGNCCLVVASPYRGSLG
- a CDS encoding ATP-binding cassette domain-containing protein, with translation MSPKTADAAPARRALLAGAGFGNDLVLAGLILLVLVGFGLAGPGFLSFANLVSIGQQTAVIAIVGFAMTAVIIARGIDISVGSTLAVAGIVAAQAYGATGSPLLGILAALAAGGAIGLINGLLISAVGISPFIATLATLAAGKGAALSLSGASSIPVDSPVLLWAGSADILGVPASLLLALLLLAGWWALLHRTVLGRWIFAVGGNAGAARASLIPVRTVQTLTYVLAGMSAGLGAVVIIGRLGSAQPLAGTGLEFAAITAAIVGGTKLSGGEGSVTGTALGALLLGAINTGLSFLQVPQQAIYIVTGGLVLFAVLLSQRDRLAATVAKWRRRSRAAHTAEEAAQAVPRRPDRHELRIVGLGKVFPGVKALEGVAFDIRAGEVVALAGENGAGKSTLVKCLSGVHQPDEGGLILDGRPVRLRTPAEAAAAGIAVIHQHFSLVPDLTVAENLFLGREPGGIALRRAEMRRKAQEVIDQFGLGLRPDDRVGNLTVGQRQMVEIAKSMLSEAWLVIMDEPTSALSTRERDRLYELIGRMKGIGCAILYISHKMEEIFTLADRAVVLRDGRFVGDRAIRDLDEPALIGMMVGRDIGNVFPHRPVPRGELLVAVEGIGDGGLLRSASLTVHAGEVVALAGLMGSGRSEVMRCIAGLSTHRAGTIRIGGAELPAGDARRANALGVAYVPEDRHLEGFVGPMSIQDNVTLAWIRAKSALGLVRPSALAAEAGRLIRQLGVRPPDPRKRVGDLSGGNQQKVVIGKWLATCPRVLLLDEPTRGVDVGAKSELHALIAELKAQGAGILMVSSELPEVLGVADRIVVMHEGRTAGELPRGATETEVMALAFGRGAGAQRPTTQERVAG
- a CDS encoding YbhB/YbcL family Raf kinase inhibitor-like protein, whose protein sequence is MFAALAAAQTSLAAEFRLSSPDMTDGGTVAETFVLDGFGCAGGNASPALAWSGAPAGTKSFVVTVYDPDAPTGSGWWHWVVTDIPATVTALPRGAGRPAGTELPAGAMQGRTDFGTLSYGGPCPPRGDAPHRYVFTVHALPVAHLPVDPQVSAAMVGLALHGTEIGSASLVARYGH
- a CDS encoding threonine/serine dehydratase; translation: MIGFGDITTAADRIRGHVRRTPLIRADQLLEAPAAAPLWLKLECLQVTGSFKARGATNRLLAADPTALARGIVTASGGNHGLAVARAGHLARVTTTVFLPANASPAKRAKLAGWGAEVRIEGTVWDESDRAACAFAEDTGAVYFHPFADPEVVAGQGTVALEIAEDLPEASLFLIAIGGGGLAAGMATAIRATYPKARIVGIEPVGSPTLRASLDAGRVVTLDAVTTAVPTMACGRTDPRIFDIIRSTVDEVVLIEDRDMERAAKWLWFELGLAADLSGAASVAALQSGRVVPRDGDVVCGLVCGAGTDGLGA